One genomic segment of Centropristis striata isolate RG_2023a ecotype Rhode Island chromosome 13, C.striata_1.0, whole genome shotgun sequence includes these proteins:
- the hirip3 gene encoding HIRA-interacting protein 3, giving the protein MMVSEREAAGIRRFVCGQLRDEPDLSTLTLRILKKRYLAHVGSESLSAEAKNIMKRVVEEELIKMQDNDENSDLETKKPQIKRKREKENDEAISGGEDEGDESRAKKSRRHQSGSSSESEEEEVCKTGSEKSDDDDDEEQVKSESDDACKEANKSEQKTNGKNKQQINSEDSSDEEMNKSEKEKEESDSSGDDSPNEIRIKKTKATKNGETKKEKSPKSSEESESDADKSEKSDKINGNSSDDGEKEEKVEKKNDDSDSDSSSLPSLDDEKDSERKKSPDDKKKKNVQKKEGKKEKKEKSSKGQKDDNKAVVRLKRYISLCGVRLKYKELLADCRSVRSQVACLKKKLEDLGVEGQPSIKKCKKVKLQREETQELADLDVSNIIATKGRPTRRAARQEQLDPPSSAYIRSLNSGSDSDEDNKNGGRRKARDWANLQGIISDDADSN; this is encoded by the exons CACACTGACCTTAAGAATTCTAAAAAAGCGATATCTGGCACACGTGGGAAGTGAATCATTAAGTGCAGAGGCCAAAAATATCATGAAACGGGTCGTTGAAGAGGAGCTGATAAAAATGCAG GACAATGATGAAAATAGTGATTTGGAGACCAAGAAGCCCCAAATCAAAAGGAAGCGAGAAAAGGAAAATGATGAGGCGATAAGTGGGGGAGAAGACGAAGGTGATGAATCCAGAGCAAAGAAATCCCGCCGTCATCAATCAGGCTCATCATCAG AATCCGAGGAGGAAGAAGTCtgcaaaacaggaagtgagaagagtgatgatgatgatgatgaagagcaAGTTAAATCTGAATCGGATGATGCTTGTAAAGAGGCGAACAAATCAGAGCAAAAGACGAATGGAAAGAATAAACAGCAGATAAACAGTGAAGACTCGTCAGATGAGGAAATGAATaagtcagaaaaagaaaaagaagagagcgATAGCAGCGGTGATGACAGTCCAAACGAAATCAggataaagaaaacaaaggcgacaaagaatggagagacaaaaaaagagaaatcaccAAAGAGCAGTGAAGAGAGTGAAAGCGACGCAGATAAGTCAGAAAAGAGTGATAAAATCAACGGCAACTCCTCAGATGATGGTGAAAAAG AAGAAAAggtggaaaagaaaaatgacgACTCAGATTCTGATTCATCGTCGCTCCCCTCTTTGGATGATGAAAAGGatagtgagagaaaaaaatcaccagatgacaagaagaagaaaaatgtacaaaaaaaagaggggaaaaaagaaaagaaagagaagagcaGCAAAGGTCAAAAG GACGACAACAAAGCCGTTGTGAGGCTGAAGCGCTACATTTCTCTCTGTGGTGTTCGGCTGAAATACAAGGAGCTCCTCGCTGACTGTCGCTCCGTTCGCTCCCAGGTGGCTTGTCTGAAGAAGAAGCTGGAAGATCTCGGTGTGGAAG GTCAGCCATCTATtaagaaatgcaaaaaagtcaaattacagAGAGAGGAGACTCAGGAACTCGCTGATCTTGATGTCAGCAACATCATTGCTACAAAAG GTCGACCTACACGCAGAGCAGCACGGCAGGAACAACTCGACCCTCCGTCTTCTGCATACATTCGCTCTCTGAACTCCGGCTCAGATAGCGATGAAGACAACAAAAATGGAGGACGCAGGAAAGCAAGAGACTGGGCCAACCTGCAGGGGATCATCAGTGACGATGCAGACAGCAACTGA
- the antkmt gene encoding adenine nucleotide translocase lysine N-methyltransferase, with product MDDDGPDEVFAELKTRNLGLWGVAQIAAGTGLAVYAMWVGILQPGFRKVPLRLQVPYIPASKAQVDHVLTLLRGRRGGLVDLGSGDGRIVLEAHRQGFTPAVGYELNPWLIRLSRFHAWRAGHHEKVSYRREDLWKVDLTECKNVTVFLAPSVLSLLQQKLQAELPDDALVVAGRFPFPDWTPCRVEGHGVDRAWAYSMQTLRQNFKNKDKLTVTDSDLKN from the exons ATGGATGATGATGGACCAGATGAAGTATTTGCTGAGCTCAAGACCAGGAACCTGGGACTATGGGGTGTGGCTCAGATAGCTGCTGGCACTGGGCTTGCTGTATATGCCATGTGGGTGGGAATCCTCCAGCCAGGCTTCCGTAAAGTTCCCTTGAGGCTCCAG GTCCCGTATATTCCTGCCAGCAAAGCTCAAGTAGATCATGTCCTGACATTGCTGAGAGGTCGAAGGGGAGGCCTTGTGGATTTGGGATCTGGTGATGGCCGCATT GTCTTGGAAGCCCATCGGCAGGGTTTCACTCCTGCTGTCGGTTATGAGCTCAACCCATGGCTTATTCGCCTTTCACGCTTTCATGCGTGGAGAGCTGGCCATCATGAAAAAGTGTCGTACCGACGGGAAGATCTCTGGAag GTCGACTTGACAGAATGCAAGAATGTCACAGTATTTTTGGCTCCTAGCGTG CTTTCACTCTTGCAGCAGAAGCTGCAGGCTGAGCTTCCTGATGATGCTTTAGTGGTAGCTGGTCGTTTCCCCTTCCCTGACTGGACACCCTGCAGGGTTGAGGGACATGGTGTGGACAGAGCCTGGGCATATAGCATGCAAACACTAAGACAGAACTTCAAGAACAAGGACAAGCTCACAGTCACAGATAGCGACCTCAAGAATTAA